TAGACCTCGCGGGTCGGCGGTGCGCCCGGCTTGGAGAAGTCCAGCGGGGCCACCAGGTTGCCGGTGTCGGCCGAAGTGGTCTGCTGCAACGCCCGCAGGATGCCGTCGCGGGTCAGGTCCTTGTTGTCGCAGGCCTTCTTCAGCACCGTGCCCCACACCTCGGCCACCGCGTAGCCGTAGGGCACGCCGGCGTTCGGCGGCTCCGGGAACTTGGCCGCCTGGTACTTCCCGAGCACCTCCTTCGCCTTCGGGATGTCGGCGGCGACCGGCACGCTGCTGGCCACCACGTACAGCCGGTCCAGCGCGTTCGCGGCCGGGCTGTTCAGCAGCACCGGGTCGAACGTGGGGTTGTTGCCCAGCACCGGGACGTTCAGCCCGAGCGCCTTGTTCGCCGCGGCCACCGAACCGGTCTGCGCCGGGGTGGTGGTCAGCAGGATCGCCTTGACACCCTCGCCGCGCAGGCCGGTGACGATGTTGGTCAGGTCGTTGTCCGACGAGGTGATCTTGACCTCGCGCAGGTTCAGGCCGTGCTTCTGCGCGTAGTACTGCGACCCGCGCAGGCCGTTCGCGCCGTACTCGCCGTCGATGTAGATGTGCGCGACGGTGTCGCCGTCCTTGATCATCCCCTGTTCATGCAGGTAGGACAAGCCGTCGATCATCTCCACGTCGTAGGTCGTGCCGACGATCATCACGTACGGGTTGTCCAGCAGCTCCGAGGACCAGGACGCCGGAGTGGTGGTCACCTTGTCGGACTTGATGTTCTGCTTGAGCGCCGCCATGATCGGCGACCCGACCACCTGGACGAACCCGAGCACCTTGGGCTCCAGCTGCGGGTACAGGGTCTTCGCCTGGTCGGCCTTGTAGCCGTGGTCCACGACCTCCAGCCGGACCTGCCGGCCGCACACACCACCGGCGGCGTTGAAGTCGTTGGCCCACAACTGGTTGCCGTGCGTGATGCCGATGGACAGGTTCTTGAACGGACCGGTCAGGTCGCTCATCACGCCGAGGGTGATCTCGTTCGCGGTGACCCCGAGGTCGGTCTTGACGCCGGAGGCGTCCGAGCCGGACGATCCCTGATCGCCCGCCTTCGTGCCGCACGCGGCGACGACCAGCATCGCCGCGAGGACCAGGGAAAGCCGTCGCTTCATCGGGACGTTCCTTCCTTCTTGCGTTGCGCGTGCAGGCCGCCGGTGATCCGGCGCCCGATCGCCGCGAGCCCGCCCGGCTCGAAGAGCACGACCAGGATGATCGCGGCGCCGTAGACGAAGGTGCTGACGAGGATCGGGGTGACCGCGCCCGCGCCGCTCCCGGTGAAGATCCCCAGCTGGTTCGAGTACAGCGAGAGCACCTGCGGCAGCCCGAACACGATGAGCGCGCCGACCAGGGCGCCCCCGATCGAGCCGAGGCCGCCGATGATCACCATCGCCAGGTAGGCGATCGAGACGTTGATGCCGTAGGTACCGAACTCGTTCTCGTCCGGCTTGAGGATGTCGAACCACAGCACCGTCATCACGCCGGCCAGCCCGGCGTAGGCGGAGGACACCGCGAACGCGCCGGCCTTGGCCCACGCCACGTTGACGCCCATCGCCGCGGCCGACGCCTCGTGGTCACGTACCGCCCGCCAGGACCGCCCGACCCGGCTCCGTACCGCACCGCGTGCCAGCACGAACGCGATCACCGTCAGGGCCAGGTACAGGTACCACAGGCGTTCGGCCTGCCGCAGCGGCACACCGAGCACCACCAGGCTGCCCGAGTTGTCGAAGGTGAATCCGAACAGCGCGAACGGCGCCGGGGTGCGGCCGGTGGAGGTACCGCCGGTCAGCCGGTCCGCGGACTGTCCGAAGTAGAGGCCGATGAACACCAGCGACAGCGACGCCACGCCCAGGTAGATGCCGCGCAGCCGCCCGGACACGGGCGCGAACGCCAGGCCCAGCAGCGCGGTGACCGCCACCGCGGCGAGCAGCGCCAGCAGCGGGTCCACGCCGAACCCGACCACCCTGCCGTCTTCCGTTCCGCTCGCCAGCACGGTGTAGGTGGTGCCGCCGGCGAGCAGGAAGAACGCGTGCGCCAGGGACAGCTGACCGGCCTGGCCCACCAGCATGGTCAGCCCGATCGCGCCGACCGCGCCGGTCATCATCCACTGCCCGGCCTTGAGCCACTCGGAGCCCACGTACAGCGGCAGCGCCAGCAGCACCACCAGCAGGACCAGCCACGCGGACCACCGCAGCCAGCGGAGCGGTTTCGCCGGGGCGTTCGCGGTCGCGCCGGCGACCGTCGCCCGCATCGCGAGGTCAGACACGGGTGCTCTCCCTCGTTCCGAACAGGCCGGACGGCCGGACCACCAGCACCAGGAGCATGACCAGGAACACCGCGCTCTTGGAGAAGTCGAACGAGATGTACTGCGCGGACAGTGCCTCGACCAGGCCGACGATCAGGCCGCCGACGATCGCGCCCACGGTCGAGTCGAGTCCGCCCAGGATGGCGGCCGGGAACGCGGCCAGCGCGATCGAATGCGTGCCACGGGACAGGCCGGCGCCGGAGAAGTCCTGCGTGGCCAGGAACAGCACGGCGACCCCGGCCAGCAGTCCCGCGACGAGCCACGCGGTCATCGTCACCTGCCGGCTGCGGATGCCCATCAGCGCGGCGGCCTCCCGGTTCTCCGCCTGCGCGCGCATCGCGACCCCCCAGTTGGAGAACTTGAACGCCAGGTAGAAGGCGGTGATCAGCACCGCGGCCACGGCCATCGCGACCAGGTGCGTGCGGAACAACGTGATGCCACCGACCTGGATCGGCTTGGCGTCCCACGCCTCGCCGAGGAACGGCACGCCGACGCCGAGCCGCCGCACGATCTCCTCGGCCACGATCACGTCCACGCCGATCGTGAGCAGCGCCAGGCTGTTCGGGTCGGCCAGCTTGGTGCGGGACAGCAGCAGCCGTTCCACCACCACCGCGAGCAGTCCGGCGCCGGCGACGCCGACCAGCGAGGCGCCGAGCCAGCCCAGCGACTCGCGGGTCACCACCACCAGGTAGCCGCCGAAGAGCACCAGCGAGCCGTGCGCGAAGTTGATCACCTCGGTGGCCTTGAAGATGATCACGAATCCCAGTGCGAGCAGCGCGTAGACCGCGCCCTTGCCGAGGCCGTTCACCGCCAGCTGCAGGAACGTGTGCATCACGCGGCCTCCGTTCCCAGGTACGCCCGGACCACTTCCGGATCCCGCTGCACCTCATCGGGCGGGCCGTCGGCGATGCGGCGGCCGAAGTCGAGCACCGTGACCCGGTCGGCGATACCCATCACCAGGCCCATGTCGTGCTCCACCAGCAGGATCGAGATGCCCAGCTCGTCGCGCACCGCCCGGACCGTCTCGGCCAGATCGGCCGTCTCCGCCGCGGTCATGCCCGCGGCCGGCTCGTCCAGCATCAGCAGGACCGGTTCCACGGCCAGCGCGCGGGCGATGTCGACCCGTTTGACCTGGCCGTAGGGCAGCGCGGCCACCGGGGTGTGCAGCAGGTGCCCGATGCCGAGGAACTCGCAGATCTCCGTGGCCCGCCGGGTGTGCCTGCGTTCGGCCCGCACGATCCACGGGGCGCGCAGCGCGCATTCCAGGAAACCGCCGCGGGTGAGGGCGTGCCGGCCGAGCATCACGTTGTCCAGCACGCTCGACCCGGGCGAGAGGGCCGCGTTCTGGAAGGCGCGGCCGACGCCGAGCGCGGCCATCCGGTGCGGGCGCAGGCCGGTCAGCTCGGTGTCACCCAGCCGGACCCGGCCCTCCGTGGCCCGGTAGAGGCCGCCGATCACGTTGAAACAACTGGACTTCCCGGCGCCGTTCGGGCCGATCAGGGCGTGCAGCGAACCCGGCCGCACGGTGAACGAGACGTCCTCCAGCGCGGTCAGGCCACCGAAGCGGAGCGTGAGGTGCTCGACGCGCAGTTCCGGGATCATCCGCCCCACCTCGACAGGACGTGCTTGCGTGGCTCGGCTGCCGCCTCGGATCGCGCGTGCCCGCCCAGGTACAGGCGCCGCACGTCCTCGCTGCGGGACAGCTCGTCGGACCGGCCGGCCAGCGCGACCCGGCCCACCTCGAGCACCGCCGCGTGGTCGGCGACGCTCAGCGCCATCACGGCGTTCTGCTCGACCAGCACGACCGCGGTGCCCTGCGCGTGGATCTCCCGGATGATGGCGCTGATCTGGGTCACCACCTTGGGCGCGAGTCCCAGTGAAGGCTCGTCCAGCAGCAGCACGCGCGGTGCGGACATCAGCGCCCGGCCGATCGCGAGCATCTGCTGCTCGCCGCCGGAGAGCAGCCCGGCGCGCTGCCGGGCGCGCTCGGCCAGCACCGGGAACAGCTCGTGCACGCGCTCGCGGGCCTTGACCCGCTGCTCCGCGGACGCCGAGATTCCGCCCGCGCGCAGGTTCTCCTCGACGGACATGCGCGTGAAGATCTGGCGCCCTTCGGGCACGCCGACCACGCCGAGCCGGACGATCGCGGCCGGGTCGAGCCGGTCGATCCGGGTGTCGCCGAGCCGGACCTCACCGCGGGTGACCACGCCGCGGTGCAGTTTGAGCGTCCCGGAAATGGTGCGCAGCAGCGTGGACTTGCCGGCGCCGTTGCCGCCGAGGACGGCGAGGACCCCGTCCTCGGGCACGGTCAGGTCGACGCCGTGCAGGGCGGCGACCGAGCGGCCGTAGCGGACGTGCAGGTCTCGGACGTTCAACACGGTGGGCACCCGCCTCCTCCGATCGTGTGACCGGTGTCACTCTCGGTGGCGGCAATCGTTGATCGGCCCCCGCCCGTCCGGCACCCCCACCTGGAGAGGTTTGCCGGACCTTTGCGCAACCGTGCCCTCTCCAGGAGGGGATGTCCGCACGCCGCCGGGTGTGCGATCGTGGGCAGGTGACCGCAGAGCAGCGTGTCGCCGCGGACCGTGCCGTCGAGCACAGCGACGTGCTCGACGAGCTGTTGCGCGAACGCGAGGGACTACTCGGCACCCTCGACCGGGTGATGGCGCTGCAGGGCACCGCGCACCTGATCCGCGAAGCGCTGGGCGTGCACGCCGCGTTCGTGGGCGAGCTGGAACGCCCGGGCACGGCGGTGATCCGGTGGATGGCCGGGAACAAGACCGACGCGCTCCAGAACCTCGTGGTGCCCACCGGGCAAGGGGTCGGCGGCCGGGTCCTGGCCTCCGGCCGGCCGGTGCGGGTGTCGGACTACCTGAGCGCGCCGACCATCACGCACCAGTTCGACGCGCAGGTCGCCGGTGAGGGGCTCGCCGCGCTGCTCACCGTGCCGATCATCGGCCGTGCCGGGGGCGAGGCGGAAACCCTGGCGATCGCCTACGCCGCCATGCGCGAACCGGCCGACTTCGGCGACGACGCGGTGCGCCGCCTCGAAGGCATCGCCGAGCAGGCCGCGTCCGCGCTCAAGCTGGCGGGCATCGCCGAGTCCGGCCGGGCCGACGCGATCTCCGCGGAGCGGCGGCGGATGCAGAGCGCGCTGCACGATTCGGTCGGCGCGCTGTTGTTCTCGATCGGCGTGCAGGTGCGCAACCTGCACCAGGACGTGGCCGGTGACCCGGTGCTGGAAGGCCGGTTGTGCCGGCTCGAGGGTGACGTCTCGGCGGCGTCACGGGCGCTGCGCGAGTCGTTGCTGTCGTTGTCGGAGTCCACTCCGGAGCGGGCGCTGCCGGTGGAACTGGCCGAGCACTGCCGCTCGTTCGAGTCGCGCTGCGGGCTGCCGGCACGCTTCGTGCAGCTCGCGCCGGTGCGGCCACTGGACGGCGAGCGCACCGCGTTGCTGGTGTGCGCGGTGCGGGAAGGGCTGCTCAACGTCGAAAAGCACGCGCACGCGTGCTCGGTCGTGGTCAGCCTCGGGCCGAGTGCGGGCGGCGTGCAGGTGGTCGTTGCCGATGACGGCACCGGTTCCGGTGACTCCGCCTCCGGAACCGGGGTGGGGCTGCGTTCCCTGGCCGAACGGGCGGCGCGGATGGGCGGGCGGGTGAGCCTGGTCCGGGACGAGGACGGCGGCTGCACGCTGCGGGCCTGGGTGCCCGAGGTGCCATGACCGCGACGGTCCTGGTGGTCGACGACCACCCCGTGGTCCGCGACGGGGTCACCCTGTTGCTGCGGGCCGAGCCGTCGCTGGAGCTGATCGGCAGCGCGGAGTCCGGCCGGGGTGCGCTCGCCCAGGTCGGACTGCTGCGGCCGGATCTCATCCTGCTCGACCTCCGCTTGCCGGACATGCTCGCGCCCGAGGTCATCGCCGGGCTGCGGCAGGTCCACCCGTCCGGGCGGATCGTGGTGTTCACCGCGCACGGTGATCACCAGGGGTTGCTGGCGGCGCTGGACGCGGGGGCGCACGGGTGCCTGCTCAAGGACGTGACCGGCACCGACCTGGTGTCGGCGCTGCGGCGGGTGCTGCGCGGGGAGCGGGTGGTGGACCCGCGGATCATGCCCGACCACCCGTCGCGGTCCGATGCGCTGGCGCGCAGCGGCCTGACCCGGCGGGAGTACGAGGTGCTGCGGCTGGCCGCCCAGGGGCAGACCAACCCGGAGATCGCGGACACCACCGGCCTGACCCGGAACACGGTGAAGACCTACCTCCAGTCGGCACTGCACAAACTGGGGGCGCGCAACCGGGTGGAGGCGATCGGGAAGGCGTCGGAGGCCGGGTTGCTGTGATTCCGGGGCGGCGTTTCACCCGGTGCGACGGCTTCGGCACGAGGAAACCCCGTGATCAGCAGTGGATCCGCAGCCGCACGACCATCGTTTCCGGGGCCAGCTCGTCGAGGTAGGAGTTGGCGAACTCGACGTACCCCATCCCGGCCCGGGGCACCTGGTCGTCGTGGTAGATCCACGTACCGTCCAGGGTCAGCAGGTTCTCCGTGGCGACCACCCGCTTCGGGGTTCGCTGGTTGAACGGGATGCCGAACTGCGACGCCAGCCGCGCGGCGCGGGTGCGCATACCCGCGAAGTCGAGCAGTCCCCGCGGGCCCCCGTCGCACGTCCCGGGAACCCACTCGCGCGGCTCGCCGAAGGAGTCCACCAGCGCCCGGACCAGGCGCGGATCGTCCTCGTGACCGGGGTGCACGTCGAACACGTCGCCGGACCGGCCGATCCACCAGTGGTCCCACTCGCCCTCGCGCGGGGCCGGGTCACCGTTCATGTCGAACGGGGCCATCGCCTCCTCGAGCGCGGCCCGCAGGTCCCGGTGCGCGTCGGGCGGCAGGCAGACGGTGACCAGCTCGTGCGCCATGTGGTCGAACCTTACCGTGGCGGCCACCGGGTTCCCGGCAGCCGCCACGGCGGTCCCGCTACGGCAGGAGCAGGAACGCGAGCCCGTTCGGCACCCCCAGCCCGGTCACGTCGTCGTACCCGGGCGTGGTGTGGATCGACAGGTCCGGCCAGTCGAGATCACGCGCCGAGGTGACCAGGCCACCCGAGGCGTCCACCGAGTTGACGTAGTCGACCCGCATCACCGCCGCGTCGACGTGCTGCACGTCCCGCACCGCCGGGGTGCGCGCGGCCACCTGGTAGAGCACCGGGTTGACGAACCCGTGGTGGAACCCGGTCAGGCTGTCCGACACGGCCATGATCCCGGCGAGCACCGGCGACGCAAGGCTCGTGCCGCCGATGCGGTACTGGTCGTAGTGGACGCCGTCGGGGAAGGTCTGCGTCTGCCCGATCAGGAAACCGGTGTTCGGGTCGCCGACCGCGGAGATGTCCGGCACCACCCGGCCGCGCGCCTTGCCGTGCTGGTTCTGCGCCGCGAGCGCGTCCGGCACGACACCCTTCTGGTAGAACGGCTCGTCGAACAGCACGCTCGTGCCGCCGCCGGAACCGGAGGTGTAGGCACCCGGGTAGGGCGGGGTGTACGCGCCGCCCGTGAGCGTGCTCTTGCCGGTCTCCCAGCCGGTTTCGAACACCGTCCGGCCGTCCTTGCCGATCGCGAGGCTCGTCCCGCCGACCGCGGTCACCCACGAGTCCGACGCCGGGAAGTCCGCCGACGGCGCGCCGAGCCGCGCGGCCTCGTCGCCGTTGTCGCCGGACGAGAAGTACACGCCGATGCCCTCAAGCGCCGCCTGTTGTGCGATCTGCGTCCACACCCGCACTTCGGCGGCCGGGATGTCCTCACCCGCGTCGCCGTAGGAGTTGGAGATGATGTCCGCGCGGTGCCCGGCGACGATCCAGTTCAGGGCCTCGTCGAGCGACGCGTCCTGGCAGTCGGATCCGCCGACGTAGAGGATCTTCGCCCCCGGCGCCATCGCGTGCACCGCCTCGACGTCCAGCGTCTGCTCGCCGTACCAGCCCGCCGCGTCGCACTGGTCCGGCGGCTCCTGGTCGACGTTGGCCGGGAAGACCTGCTGCGCGAACTGCGACGGCCGCAGCGGGTGCCCCGGGTCGTTGCGGCGCGCGTACTCTGCTGCGTCCGCGTACAGCGTCGGTGAAGCGAACGCGTCCACGATCGCCACCGTCGTGCCGGTGCCGTCCGCGCGCACCCCGTCCACCCCGTAGGCCGACCGCAGCTGGGCGGGCGTGTAGCCGCACGGCGCGTAGGGCCGCTGCAGGCCGTGGTACGCCGGGTCGGTTGTGTCGATCTTCTCGCCGTAGTAGGCGCTGCACGGCCGGGCGTTGCGGAAGCCCGCCGGCGGCGGCACGTCGGACGGCGAACCGTCCGTGATGGCCGGCTTCATCAGCGCTGTGGCCTGGTCGACGCCGATCACACCGAGCACGTCGGCGGACAGCGCGGCGGGCACCGACAACTCCCGGTCCGCGGCGCGCAGCACCTGGCCCTCGACGCGGTAGCGCGCCAGATCCACGCCGAACGCCTGCTCCACCTGGCCGGTGGTGCCGGTGGCTTCGACGTAGGCCCGGTTCGGCGGGATGTCGCCGATCGCGAACCCGCTGCCGGACAACCAGTCCCGCACCGCACCGAGCGTGGCGTCGCTCGCCGCGAACCGGTCGCGCACCTGGTCCGGTGACAGGTACTGACGGAAGGACGGACCGGACGGATCGGACACCGCG
The sequence above is a segment of the Amycolatopsis viridis genome. Coding sequences within it:
- a CDS encoding ABC transporter substrate-binding protein — encoded protein: MKRRLSLVLAAMLVVAACGTKAGDQGSSGSDASGVKTDLGVTANEITLGVMSDLTGPFKNLSIGITHGNQLWANDFNAAGGVCGRQVRLEVVDHGYKADQAKTLYPQLEPKVLGFVQVVGSPIMAALKQNIKSDKVTTTPASWSSELLDNPYVMIVGTTYDVEMIDGLSYLHEQGMIKDGDTVAHIYIDGEYGANGLRGSQYYAQKHGLNLREVKITSSDNDLTNIVTGLRGEGVKAILLTTTPAQTGSVAAANKALGLNVPVLGNNPTFDPVLLNSPAANALDRLYVVASSVPVAADIPKAKEVLGKYQAAKFPEPPNAGVPYGYAVAEVWGTVLKKACDNKDLTRDGILRALQQTTSADTGNLVAPLDFSKPGAPPTREVYVAQPDGSSVGGIKYVKPLFEAADAKDYVAPHQK
- a CDS encoding branched-chain amino acid ABC transporter permease — protein: MRATVAGATANAPAKPLRWLRWSAWLVLLVVLLALPLYVGSEWLKAGQWMMTGAVGAIGLTMLVGQAGQLSLAHAFFLLAGGTTYTVLASGTEDGRVVGFGVDPLLALLAAVAVTALLGLAFAPVSGRLRGIYLGVASLSLVFIGLYFGQSADRLTGGTSTGRTPAPFALFGFTFDNSGSLVVLGVPLRQAERLWYLYLALTVIAFVLARGAVRSRVGRSWRAVRDHEASAAAMGVNVAWAKAGAFAVSSAYAGLAGVMTVLWFDILKPDENEFGTYGINVSIAYLAMVIIGGLGSIGGALVGALIVFGLPQVLSLYSNQLGIFTGSGAGAVTPILVSTFVYGAAIILVVLFEPGGLAAIGRRITGGLHAQRKKEGTSR
- a CDS encoding branched-chain amino acid ABC transporter permease, whose amino-acid sequence is MHTFLQLAVNGLGKGAVYALLALGFVIIFKATEVINFAHGSLVLFGGYLVVVTRESLGWLGASLVGVAGAGLLAVVVERLLLSRTKLADPNSLALLTIGVDVIVAEEIVRRLGVGVPFLGEAWDAKPIQVGGITLFRTHLVAMAVAAVLITAFYLAFKFSNWGVAMRAQAENREAAALMGIRSRQVTMTAWLVAGLLAGVAVLFLATQDFSGAGLSRGTHSIALAAFPAAILGGLDSTVGAIVGGLIVGLVEALSAQYISFDFSKSAVFLVMLLVLVVRPSGLFGTRESTRV
- a CDS encoding ABC transporter ATP-binding protein encodes the protein MIPELRVEHLTLRFGGLTALEDVSFTVRPGSLHALIGPNGAGKSSCFNVIGGLYRATEGRVRLGDTELTGLRPHRMAALGVGRAFQNAALSPGSSVLDNVMLGRHALTRGGFLECALRAPWIVRAERRHTRRATEICEFLGIGHLLHTPVAALPYGQVKRVDIARALAVEPVLLMLDEPAAGMTAAETADLAETVRAVRDELGISILLVEHDMGLVMGIADRVTVLDFGRRIADGPPDEVQRDPEVVRAYLGTEAA
- a CDS encoding ABC transporter ATP-binding protein; the protein is MLNVRDLHVRYGRSVAALHGVDLTVPEDGVLAVLGGNGAGKSTLLRTISGTLKLHRGVVTRGEVRLGDTRIDRLDPAAIVRLGVVGVPEGRQIFTRMSVEENLRAGGISASAEQRVKARERVHELFPVLAERARQRAGLLSGGEQQMLAIGRALMSAPRVLLLDEPSLGLAPKVVTQISAIIREIHAQGTAVVLVEQNAVMALSVADHAAVLEVGRVALAGRSDELSRSEDVRRLYLGGHARSEAAAEPRKHVLSRWGG
- a CDS encoding GAF domain-containing sensor histidine kinase, with product MTAEQRVAADRAVEHSDVLDELLREREGLLGTLDRVMALQGTAHLIREALGVHAAFVGELERPGTAVIRWMAGNKTDALQNLVVPTGQGVGGRVLASGRPVRVSDYLSAPTITHQFDAQVAGEGLAALLTVPIIGRAGGEAETLAIAYAAMREPADFGDDAVRRLEGIAEQAASALKLAGIAESGRADAISAERRRMQSALHDSVGALLFSIGVQVRNLHQDVAGDPVLEGRLCRLEGDVSAASRALRESLLSLSESTPERALPVELAEHCRSFESRCGLPARFVQLAPVRPLDGERTALLVCAVREGLLNVEKHAHACSVVVSLGPSAGGVQVVVADDGTGSGDSASGTGVGLRSLAERAARMGGRVSLVRDEDGGCTLRAWVPEVP
- a CDS encoding response regulator, with product MTATVLVVDDHPVVRDGVTLLLRAEPSLELIGSAESGRGALAQVGLLRPDLILLDLRLPDMLAPEVIAGLRQVHPSGRIVVFTAHGDHQGLLAALDAGAHGCLLKDVTGTDLVSALRRVLRGERVVDPRIMPDHPSRSDALARSGLTRREYEVLRLAAQGQTNPEIADTTGLTRNTVKTYLQSALHKLGARNRVEAIGKASEAGLL
- a CDS encoding S53 family peptidase; the protein is MTVVASLALAGGVLALPVTASAQERAVIPASHPGWATPQAKVADSAPSAKLSFRVYLTTRDQAGADAAARAVSDPSGPSFRQYLSPDQVRDRFAASDATLGAVRDWLSGSGFAIGDIPPNRAYVEATGTTGQVEQAFGVDLARYRVEGQVLRAADRELSVPAALSADVLGVIGVDQATALMKPAITDGSPSDVPPPAGFRNARPCSAYYGEKIDTTDPAYHGLQRPYAPCGYTPAQLRSAYGVDGVRADGTGTTVAIVDAFASPTLYADAAEYARRNDPGHPLRPSQFAQQVFPANVDQEPPDQCDAAGWYGEQTLDVEAVHAMAPGAKILYVGGSDCQDASLDEALNWIVAGHRADIISNSYGDAGEDIPAAEVRVWTQIAQQAALEGIGVYFSSGDNGDEAARLGAPSADFPASDSWVTAVGGTSLAIGKDGRTVFETGWETGKSTLTGGAYTPPYPGAYTSGSGGGTSVLFDEPFYQKGVVPDALAAQNQHGKARGRVVPDISAVGDPNTGFLIGQTQTFPDGVHYDQYRIGGTSLASPVLAGIMAVSDSLTGFHHGFVNPVLYQVAARTPAVRDVQHVDAAVMRVDYVNSVDASGGLVTSARDLDWPDLSIHTTPGYDDVTGLGVPNGLAFLLLP